The following is a genomic window from Aphis gossypii isolate Hap1 chromosome X, ASM2018417v2, whole genome shotgun sequence.
ACAAAtcgtattgtaataaatatatacctataggctatatttatgtatacttactAGATATTccagatatttattattaataagactACCAGAGTACCAGACCCCGACTCGTGACCCAAAGACAAGGAAAGCGACCTACTGTCTTCTGTAAGATAGTTCGGGGACAATCCAGCcctgaatttattaatagacaatattatagtacttgcgttataatttattattatttgttgttaacttctattttaatatcaacgcACTACGTACTACGTAGAATGGTGTGAGctgattatcaatataaatataaaattagtctAAACTCTAAATATAGTGAAAACTTTAAATCTGTTAATAAAAAGTCTCAACGTCTACGGACTACgattcattatatttgtatataatgttttatattttttatattatattatacaatattaatcgtAGTCCGTagacgtttttaaatattgtttagtatttttattaatattaatattgtttgaattacaacaacaaaataactagaaattaatacttatattatcgaAAACTGATGTTTCATAAATACCTATTCCCGTCTTTCTGTTGCTATATTTGGTTAGTGttttatagctaaaaaaatgtagaggAATTTAAGcttttactatttttgatCTCTACAAAATACcacattaaatcaaatttactaTCCAACATCACccttaatgtaaaaaaatatttttctatcctAAAAAGTGTCGTTAGAAtgttaaatacctacaaaaaataatcatgcatagacgtatataggtacacacacaatacacacatcattacataatttgtaaaatcaataattataacaaagatACAAGTAACaccatttcattattttgttcatcacactttgtttctttaaaaaataattcctcgccaagtaaataaattcttgaaacaaaataagtttacttaaattctatatacttaacaatttaGCATTAATTATTCATGATATCATTGATATCACATCTTTGTTGTGGTTAGtggttaaagtttttttttttttttacttggtcATTTTTACGCATAGTTTACAAAgggttttttgttgttatacctatcactaatttttaatttttatcatcaatacaaattattatttattataatgatgatgtttgttttatttgttattatgacAACGACCCACGACGACGCCAGAAATGGCTGCCGTGattctgaatttaatataaatttccattaaaaagTTCGcactatttcatttataacttaatttctataagtacgattttgatgatttttacaaaagcacgttatacaaaatatttctgatgtattaaaaaattagttaaatcatataaaaaattagtctGAATTTTACACAGTTTAAATGGGTAACTTTTGCTTCGATATACACACACCGTCCGTCgtgcagttattatttttttaaatttattttacttagctCGCGCCACTACTGTGGCGCTGGATaatgttataagttaaaacATCTTACTATGATATACTCCATAGaccatagatatataaatatattattgttatctataaataaaataataaattactacaagaatgtaattttatattattatgttaccaaattatttgttgtatattattattcatactacTTTCttgtatagaatattagaatatataagtacagatgtattaatttataaagtacattagtacctacttacaacTATTCGtagtttataaactttaatatttataagtttttctaaatatttaaactacttttgattaaatttatagtgtTTGGACTGTTTGGAGGAGGGAGGCTAGCTAATACCTATAGTTACTGCACAAAAACACTTCGCCACTGCCTcgcacatttttatataacttgaTGAGAAACCGTTTTaagagataatataatattaatatctaaaatattgtctCGTTGAaaatgaactatttttaaggGATTGTAAGTAAGCAACAGTATTACTATctaagtatacctattattatttttatattttaacatggtGTAAAAAcgcaagtaaattataaacggTGTCCGGTGACTAAAGTGACATTCACTGTGCCTCCAACGcgcaaaactataaaacaacaaaacgtGTTTGTGGTTTCCATGTCCCAACAAATTAGGTACACACCCAATAATTATTCACACCTTGTCAGAGTctaaaacttgttttttttcgattcaatcgaaatagaaaatatttcctCAGACTTTTAAGTATTCTTCAATCTAGCCGTTTCAGTGCAATgacatatttaacatttttcaagaaattggacgataacaattttattaaatttaggtGTACGTATATCTAGATTGATCCTAACCCGTgtgtgatttattataaatactgaaattttattcgtgtttttacttaaaacattttatactgcCCAAAATATACAAACCGTGAATCGTgacagtaaaaattataatatataattaaattataaatttgtttgaactttaaaatataaaattatactttatttaaacaaattattaatatttatttaaattattatttatttatttaaggttTACTCATTATGATGTAGGTATCAATTGTGACATTTACAActactattagttattactataatactattatagtaatacttacataatgtagcatgtattatactttgagAAATAAATTGACTTTATGTAAGAAAattgttagaaaatatttaaatataaaacattgatttaattaaatttaaacacaaaaaaaaaataaaaaaaagttaaaattttgctTAACTTTCATTGTTTGGATAGCAAGGATTTCTAAAATGCTatcactagaaaaaaaatatgcaaccaACAAATTTaagtaagaataaaattatgcttTATAGCTTTTATTgtgtatgattaataaatatgtattagctTTAAAATGACTTAATTATACTGAGTAAGACATcagtatattagtttatttataaatatatttagcctTGAGTTTCAACTAGTGACTGAGCTTTGttagtaatatatacatacttaatttacaataacaccaattttaaattcaaacattttttgacagttagaatattatgatttagttaaataattcaaaattatcaatcaatacctaaattattatttattacatacaatttaatagatttaataatatactaccatAAATATGCACACTTCACTAAGAAGTAAGAAGTTATGATTCTGaaagtcattaaaattttttatacctatttagttTTGTAAAGTCATCATTGCAAGTGATTGCTTTTAATGAacattaaatcaaaacaagaccaatatttttgtattttaatagtttacatttgtttctaaaataatagtttataacagtactaagaatttataaaagtatactaagtatttaaatatgtattttgaatacataataaaatagtaacaactaacaagactagtaatgttaataaattacatgggTCTATCCATCagggttttttaaatttaaaattggaacatttacatttttaactaataatgaaaagtaggatttttctaaatgtttatttgttcAGTTTGTTCTTATCTTCCTTTTGAATTGACAAGTGAAACAttcaagtttatttatttataatataactattagttttaaataccgTACTGTCCATATActgtaacataattaaaatataaatataaaaagtatctttttaatacttagatatattttattacattatctaTCAAATCATCAAAATAGTTCTAATCTATAAATCTATTAagatattaacattttcataatatcttGATGTATCAGTAAAGAAAATAAGTAACAATATTCAATGacaaaaagaattttaattactacataacttattatgcatttatatacatgaatGAATAAGCATATTAAATAGCAACctcttacaatatttatgtaactaTCATTTTAGAGActagataacatttttatatcacaatataataaatataattagtttacatttttaagtctcTGTTAGTATTAAGATGCTGTCTAAAAATAAGCTATTcctatatttttcacaaacagaaatatatatatattataataactattcattgtcataaatacaaaattaaataacagattaactgtttattatgttcattataataaatacatgtataattaatgaGTATTAGAAGATTTTTCTGTAAATGCAGCTGCTGAACTTAATACTATACTAGCTGTTTGGGGTTGatgctgttgttgttgtgaAGATGGTTGGTCTGaccaattacttttaatttcacgttctaatctattatattccttaaagtaaacaaaataaataaaatcataaatttgcGTATGAACAATATTCCCATCCcaacaataactttttattaaattagtatttttcaaatattatcttaataactatgattctataataatacttagtatttataagtttttaaattaaaaaaaaaaaataagatggtGGATATATTCAAAGAAAAACacatatagtatacctatgcatacaaattaaaatagtttgaacataaaaaatagtaattttatcaaacttccataaaaaaaaatggtcagtcaaattataacaaatatctcgacaaatataaaattttgaattaaaaatttaattaaattttacaaattatgtaatatttaaatttaaattatctaagatttttaattaatataatattggaaatttgaaacatattttgtaattttataaaaatgtagatgAACATGTATACCATtagtagaaaattaaattaagaatttttttgtatatttgaaaatctttAGTAGATACTTCACTACCCTGTCAAAATTCTGGCAACCTCGTctttaaacgtttttatagttgtcaaaaaatataaaaatatattctattattgtttataaaacaaagaaaaactgtaaaattagaactagaaaaaataattaagatttgtataattaaataaaaataaatattatgttatattactaggtgtgtattataatttatacttaagatACCTTAATAAATAGATGCTGAACATTTACAGCAATCTAGTTTCGCCATAACAATAAGATTGGAAATTTACCTGACAaactatcaataaaattttagtagaccattcaaaatatctaaaatagatTAACTTGATATACAATCTAtgctttaaaaatgaattaaaaataattggaaatAAACCATAAGTaaggaatattttatattaggtatattatatacattgttggacctaataataatttattatagatcatGGTGTAATAGCATATATAGAATAATTCTGGGAACAACTGAGCATTGCAATAATTAAGCTATGGTTTAACAGGACAatgattagataatattaaaaaactatctacctattattgtttattaattaagctttgttattcattattatttcatctgAAATTAATTcagtaatataactatttatttaatacacaccCTTTTATACAAcaggtaatatttataaattattctttaatgtGCTTAATgctttgaaaatatgtttctGGAGTTGTTCCAAATGATTGTACACAGACTCCAGACTTCATTAAGTaacatagtaggtatatttttaaataaaatacatgccAACCATGTGTGCACTTCTTCAAGACATCAAAAggagttatataaatacaccttAATCTAGCAATGTTTACCTTAATAGTTTCTTTTTCACGAGACGCTGCTATTGCTTTATTCAAGGTACTGTTACGTTGCAAGTTATACCAGCCAATGTGCATTGCTCCAAATCCTACTATAAACATAAGAACTTCCTTGTTGCGAAAAACAAACTGTTTCAAATTTTCCACGGCCATTATGATAGTgttctgtatattatgtatggtttctaaaatataacaaactgATTGCTATTAATTCCAATGGTGTATGCaaacacattaaatataaatcatgaaTTTCGATTTGTTTCTCTCTTAGTAGTACAACACACATccgatttaataactaatgaatCGCGTAATAAATGTTGCAATTACGCAGATAGTTTCTGACATCTGACAACTGATACTGATTACTGAAgtctaatacataaataatctacatttagtaaaaaaaaattgttgtaataaaaaataaaaatcactatCACGGATTTTAGGCACAAATTCACGATATCATCAAGTGATAACTTACTTTTTCCGTCGAATATATAGAATTCCTTATAGGTATATGGgcgtaaaatataagaatcCATCTTATTGTTATCACAATATcacacaacattttaaaatttgatcacattaattaatttgtaaaaattacaaaatgtaatttagtaCTTAACTTTTAAGCTTTTTATTGTTCTAGGCTTTAAGTGGTCATGACTAATTATGATACATGAGTTTAAGTAGTAAATAAACTATTGGTATTTATCACTGATAGGGACGTCATTTCAGAATTTTGTGTTCAAAGTTGtcatttgttttacaaaagcCTCAATAAGTTTTGATGACAAATGTAAAGTACAaagagtatttataatttttatcatacatcTTGTTAAATTGATCACAAGtgtcttttttatttgaagttttaatcctaatttttatgattaattatttaaatataagaagtaaaaaaaatacaaaaataaaacacaaattttaGAGTTTCAGATAATTTTATAGCAATTGTTCACTAAATACATGTTAAAGTACATTCCAAAACCCAACATGTAGATCATActaccaaatataatatcacatacaCTATCAAAGTACCTGCTctagtgaataatatatttttcaataaattgtatttttatttttattaacaactattgataaaattgttgacATATTGACTTGTTTAAGCagcaaagtaaaaatttaatttatattattgttgcatAACTATACATTCatctattttaagttaaattaaaaattcttatttggTATATAGTAAGCTTTTTTTTTCCACGTATAACCGCTACACGAGGGCCGTACTGTTTGCACATTGCTTGACCCCCATGTAGCAAGTAAATAGTaagctaaaattaaacattaaaataactatgagTTTAttctgtgttttttttattttgtgggCTTTTTTTTatgggtttttatttttattctttaattgattatatttaatatgttatatttatttattgaatgggTCAATGGAAACTTAATTTCCAGTTAAGTTCATCAatatgtcattattttttatttcattaccaaaaaaaaaaaatcagcaataatatgtactaattataatacgatgtgATTAGGTATGTGAAGTATGAAAAGTAAGctgtaagttaatatttatattgttgataaaaataaaatgtttttgcactaaaaaatcctaaataacttacctacatattataattaaataattattttttgaatatttatattatataggcattATACTTATGTAGGTAGATACTTACTAATAGTTAGttagtaagttataaattatgttaatctgagaaatagtatattttattaaataacagtgACTTGAATAATtacttagttttttaattaatgtaattgtctatattgttttattagtgCATATGTGTTGTCCTGCAACAGCAATTTATAAAGAAACCAACCAGAGACTAGTTTTAACATACtctcttaaaaaataacataaagaaATCTTTTAAAGACGATAACCGTTAaatcttgtatttatttttagattgatgatgtatttatatatatatatattacatttaaaataatcataaacattataaactaataaattattaatccttataattaatcaaatggGAATTGAATGAAatggtttaattattattgaaatgagCGGCTACAGATTATGATCATGAACTGTTTGATTACTTTGATACTTtagtagtaaatttaaaaaatctaagttTTAGAATAATCTGAACAAAATTTAAGGATAatttcttaaacatttttcgtttatttttttaattcttataaagATAACTGGCCCTTTAtagatcttttttatttttttattcttatttgagGAATAGGAACACCGAACAACATGATATGTAAagctttaaaaagtataaattcatacaatcgtcaataatattttaaattaaaacattaattcaaattttggatttatttgaaatattactatattagtcTGTTTGTTACCTAATATAAGAAATGACTTGCTGCTTGCTGTTATATTAAGATAATCATTcaataaagttaatttgaatatttatcatCCTCTATAATAATCAgacaaaattaatgtttagttgttaaaaataagCTAGCCGAAAAGCTatctaaattactattatatacctattaacacTTGTAGATTTACTGATTGTTTATTCTATGCATAACTTTAAAAAGCTCACATTTGTAATgacgcaaaaaaaaagaaactatgaactaaatttattatgtgatgaaaaatacttttagtaaaatgaaatgacatattataatatctgacCATTGGTACTAAAttgtgtgtttaaaaaaaaaatggatttatcaTTCATATTTAACTTGTTTTATTATCCATTTCAAGGGTTTGGATATCTTggaattatgaatataagtaTTGTAAGTTATAATGTAATGCGTATGATAAACAAACACAATCCAGTAGGTTATCTTTTTGGATTATTCACAAATCGTTTTATTCGCATCACATTTCATGCTAGTagacaaatattacaaatgtacaattataaaatggtattttttaatttttatttaatcactattataatcttatacaTCACTATTTCGATTAAAtttcggaaaaaaaaaaggattacctaatattaattatttcacatgTAAACAtgacataattcataataattaaacaatactgaatacatgtattttattatcagcTATGGAGGTATAATAATGTGGTAAGTTATAAGGCCCACAGTTAACCTCAAATTacagtcataatattttcgagTTTAAAGTGTTTCGACTCTACCTTCATAGTCGGTCATCGTGTATTATCAATACATCATGTAACTCACGTGTATTGCGGCTTTTTCTTGCAACTCATTTCGGTCGTTGCGGTGTcgtagtgtgtgtgtgtgtgaatacgacaatgtatgttttataatttatgtacttgAAGTAAATGAATACTCGGCATTATTCACTTTGCAtggttttgattattttgtgttaaacGAATTATTTGTAATGGACGAAGAAAAACCTGACGTATTATCTGTGGACGAGCTGAGgtgaagaattattattttatctattgttattagtatttttaatacaaccaATATTCTCCATCATTTGTACAGTTGCTGTACTATTATTCTCATTCtctttcacataatattatagataggtatctatgtagttttaaaagtaatctacttgtatattttcccaaattgttagtttatttagttacagtacaagaaaaaataatttaaagggAAATTTGAATCTTGATTGATATCTATATGTCTATTTCTTACCCGttgtgttgaaaaataaaccaatttaattaggtatcgattttataaattacgtttGAAATAGTAAGTATAGAACCAGGCAAAAACAGATTTTCCATATaacatgaaacattttttaattagttgtgGCCgtgtaaactatattaaggACTGCAAAATGTTAAGAATTTTCCAACGTGTTTGAAGTTGCCACTTGCCTGCCACagtgttttaagttttaattatttattaatgcctGCGcagcaattttaataatttaaatttaaattacttctaAGAGtcgtaattaatatcaataaaataaattaatatatattatctgtttaGGCCCTCAATAAtcttaattaatcaaaacgatgtattatgtttaagtaggtaggtaagtgATGTgtggtattattgtatattatttagatgccATTATGTCactatttttacttacttattttagatttttatgttaaattaaatcaaataagtacgcaattttttaacaaatcgaCAAACACTATTGCGATAGCAATCATATTCATTGTTGATATTAAATGGTATTActagtatagtaataatataaacaatatcatattatggtattaattgtaatgtttCAAGTGAAAGTTGACTGTCAAATTGTGTTGCCTTAAATGATTGCGCACTGacgtattttatagaaataaatattgataaaatataggtacaattttctatttttaatatgtgggtttattattgtttttgttttttattaactttcattatcattattaatgtaaaaataaatgtcgtaaaataatatgttttacctattattttatttagaatcattagtacagtttttttagtataggtaTTCTAAGACAAGTTATTCTAAATTCTACTACCAAACTAGTAATAACtacttttttatactatgACACACTCAACATgtcaatcaataaaaaaaatattagaatttataagtttttttttacaatgttattttatacgcatagttaatttaaattctaattaattaaaacaattaattatttttgtatttaaacaatttaaaaaaatgtacctatgtttaaatttttattgcaaattcatatgttttttatatttataattttagtatgtaaataattacccatgttataggtaaattaattattttataaatgtatgtttagaATAATACTAGATTATTACTCTCAACATCCACCGCCTTGGATTAACAATTCACCACCGATggctaaaaaaatgaaaatggctGAcacagatttaaaaattgttgaagaTGTTTTACGTTCTTTAACTTTGGCAGCTGAACATTTTCGAAACCTATGGGATTGGTCAGAATTTGCCAACTGTTATTTAACTCATAATGACAAATATGTTGtttggtaaaattttaaatacaattattatttatacagtaaaaacaacaaacaagtgttattttattttattatatttttaggttgGCTTGTCAATGCATGGCAATAATATTGCAATTGACtgaatcagaaaaaaataatcttattatgCTTCATATGGATGAAAAAACTAATgaagaaaatatgttaaaatacaacttgaaaaaaagttcaaattataaagactatttaaaatcatatatatcaGACCCAGACCAGTACACAACTGTCGAAGGAGTATCTCTGTCTATAGTTGGGCCTCcgaaacaagtataatattttaaatataaattaattgtagtatctagattatataaattaaccaaattaaatatgttctaatgtattaatatatttattatatagcttaGTGACCTTATACTTGTTAGCtccacaaaacaaaatttaagaaatctATCATTAGCTGTCTCAGCAGGAAAAGCAGTTTGTTTGGTTGGACCTGTCGGTAGTGGCAAAACTGCTTTAGTACATTATTTAGCAAATATTACaggtttgtataatttaatcaactaatttttgatttttatatataatgcttataattttatattttgtattaaacaataattattttttactataaatttaaaataatatttatattatatcttaaactaaaataataggatttgacaaaataactcttaatattttattactagactgtttaaattggtattttaCTAGGAGtctatatctattaatattgaattcagTCATTTTGTTgggtaatcataaaataattatatttcatttaataatggtcaaatttatgaaaatacaataatactatgtattttaatatagttaaataatgtatgttatattaatgatgataacgttttgtatttaaatctaCTTTTATTTAGTAGTTTTTATAATGGTTTTGGATGTTTATGACTAATCCTGTaaatcatacaaattaaataaaactattattatttaaatagtaaagcTTTGTTGATTATGTGTTCAGGACATACTGATGAAAACTTACTTACTGTTCAATTGGGTGACGAAACTGATTCTAAGATGATGCTAGGATCATATCATTGCACAGATATTCCTGGAGAATTCGTTTGGCAGCCAGGGGCTCTAACAAAAGTTAGTTGCTAAGAATTTTGTtacctgtattattattaacttaaaataacaaaaaatacttatcgtttaacttatacaattttcatgtaaacataatttatcaatttgatataattagttttacttgaataaatattgaaaaaaagtataaattacggtttttaatatttaggctGTAACCGAAGGAAAATGGTTATTGCTAGAAGATATTGATTCAGCTTCTAGTGAT
Proteins encoded in this region:
- the LOC114132134 gene encoding uncharacterized protein LOC114132134; translation: MAVENLKQFVFRNKEVLMFIVGFGAMHIGWYNLQRNSTLNKAIAASREKETIKEYNRLEREIKSNWSDQPSSQQQQHQPQTASIVLSSAAAFTEKSSNTH